Proteins found in one Arachis stenosperma cultivar V10309 chromosome 8, arast.V10309.gnm1.PFL2, whole genome shotgun sequence genomic segment:
- the LOC130943821 gene encoding probable protein phosphatase 2C 55, whose translation MPLVYFSRLGTAIQSSNVGIGGGTISSVVFGVLIAQGKLLFSTTKFCHPVNFEACTYLVRQRRTLSVIATPWPTVSTDSALTSRLSAAAISECSDNKLTLRYRRHSLSRKVVSNLCLRTGLENGRKVGMKSSWQPENRTIYSYLIAARTLHTSYLCTELPSRDLHGSSSCAILGPAHGVRRDTCACKENSTNSSNSSKPKAPLGKTLKLASGSCYLPHPDKEKTGGEDAHFICSEAQAIGLADGVGGWADHGVDAGQYSRELMSNSVAAISGESKGSIDPARVLEKAYLSTKAKGSSTACIITLTDQWLHAINLGDSGFMVIRDGCTVFRSPVQQHNFNFTYQLESGNNGDLPSSGQVFTIRVALGDVIVAGTDGLFDNLYNNDITAVVVHAKRAGLSPQATAQKIAALARQRAQDKDRQTPFSTAAQDAGLRYYGGKLDDTTVIVSYITGSEDA comes from the exons atgccaCTCGTGTACTTTTCAAGATTGGGCACTGCAATTCAAAGTTCAAATGTAGGAATAGGTGGTGGAACCATAAGTTCTGTTGTTTTCGGTGTTCTGATTGCACAAGGGAAGTTGTTGTTTAGTACTACCAAGTTTTGTCACCCTGTAAACTTCGAAGCTTGTACCTATTTAGTTAGACAGAGAAGAACATTGTCTGTAATTGCCACACCATGGCCCACAGTGTCTACTGATTCTGCTCTCACTTCTCGCTTATCTGCAGCTGCAATCAGTGAATGCTCTGATAATAAGTTAACTTTGAGGTATCGTCGCCACTCACTGTCAAGAAAGGTTGTGAGTAATCTGTGTTTGAGGACAGGTTTGGAGAATGGTAGAAAAGTGGGCATGAAAAGCTCTTGGCAACCCGAAAATCGTACAATTTATAGCTATCTTATTGCTGCAAGGACCTTGCACACTTCTTACCTCTGCACAGAGTTGCCATCTAGAGATTTGCATGGATCATCATCATGCGCTATTTTAGGGCCTGCTCATGGTGTACGTCGTGACACTTGTGCTTGTAAAGAGAACTCAACAAATTCTTCTAATTCATCTAAACC GAAAGCTCCTTTAGGTAAAACCCTTAAATTAGCATCTGGATCATGCTACTTACCTCATCCTGATAAGGAAAAAACCGGGGGAGAAGATGCTCATTTTATATGCTCTGAGGCACAAGCTATAGGACTGGCAGATGGTGTTGGCGGCTGGGCCGATCATGGTGTTGATGCTGGACAGTATTCTCGTGAGCTCATGTCCAATTCAGTGGCTGCTATTTCGGGGGAGTCCAAAGGTTCAATTGACCCAGCAAGGGTGTTGGAAAAAGCATACTTAAGTACAAAAGCTAAGGGTTCCTCCACAGCATGCATTATCACACTTACTGATCAG TGGCTTCATGCTATTAACTTGGGAGACAGTGGTTTTATGGTGATCCGTGATGGGTGCACTGTATTTCGGTCCCCAGTGCAGCaacataattttaatttcacTTATCAGCTGGAAAGTGGAAATAATGGCGATTTACCTAGTTCTGGTCAG GTTTTCACGATTCGTGTTGCTCTTGGTGATGTCATAGTCGCTGGTACGGATGGGTTGTTTGACAACTTGTACAATAATGATATCACGGCAGTGGTGGTTCATGCCAAAAGAGCTGGCTTAAGCCCTCAGGCAACAGCTCAGAAAATAGCTGCCCTGGCACGCCAACGGGCACAGGACAAAGACCGGCAGACGCCTTTTTCAACTGCTGCTCAAGATGCTGGGCTCCGTTACTATGGTGGCAAGCTTGACGACACAACAGTTATCGTTTCATATATTACCGGCTCTGAAGATGCCTAA